In one window of bacterium DNA:
- a CDS encoding ribose-phosphate pyrophosphokinase, with protein sequence MKIFTGTANPKLAQNIADSLGIPLGKAMVSRFPDGETAVKILENVRGRDVFIVQPTCHPPNETLMELLIMVDALRRASAARITAVMPFYGYARQDRKDQPRVPITAKLVANILVAAGTSRLLTMDLHAQQLQGFFDIPVDHLYASPVIAKYLIDKKLGKLVVVSPDTGGLKMAHAYSEMLGAGLAIVAKQRKGPSEVEALTMVGDVRGCNCVLVDDLATTAGTLTTAARILKENGAENIYAAVSHAVLTDVGVERLKNSQIKELVVTDTVPLMANTNGFPVTVLSVAGLLGEAILRIHDNQSVSSLFKV encoded by the coding sequence ATGAAGATTTTTACAGGTACAGCGAATCCGAAATTGGCACAGAATATTGCCGACTCGCTTGGCATTCCTCTCGGGAAAGCAATGGTCAGCCGGTTTCCTGATGGTGAGACCGCTGTGAAGATTCTTGAAAATGTCAGAGGTCGGGATGTTTTTATTGTTCAACCCACCTGTCATCCGCCGAATGAAACCCTGATGGAATTATTGATTATGGTGGATGCGTTGCGTCGTGCGTCCGCCGCCCGTATTACAGCGGTGATGCCGTTTTACGGCTATGCGCGGCAGGATCGTAAAGATCAGCCCCGGGTTCCGATTACTGCGAAGTTGGTCGCTAATATTCTGGTGGCCGCAGGAACAAGCCGGTTGTTGACGATGGATTTGCATGCGCAGCAGTTGCAGGGATTCTTTGATATTCCCGTGGATCATCTGTATGCCTCGCCGGTGATCGCGAAATACCTGATCGACAAAAAGCTGGGCAAGTTGGTGGTGGTATCGCCCGATACCGGTGGCCTCAAGATGGCTCATGCCTATTCCGAGATGCTTGGTGCCGGGCTGGCCATTGTGGCCAAGCAGCGCAAGGGCCCCAGTGAAGTTGAAGCCTTGACCATGGTGGGTGATGTCCGTGGTTGTAATTGTGTATTGGTTGATGATTTGGCGACGACGGCTGGAACCCTGACGACGGCGGCACGCATTTTGAAAGAGAACGGCGCCGAGAATATTTATGCAGCGGTTTCCCATGCGGTGTTGACAGATGTTGGGGTGGAGCGGTTGAAGAACTCCCAGATCAAAGAACTGGTGGTTACGGATACGGTGCCGTTGATGGCCAACACGAATGGATTTCCAGTGACGGTTCTCTCGGTGGCGGGCTTGCTTGGGGAAGCTATTTTGCGCATTCATGACAATCAGTCGGTATCATCGTTATTTAAAGTTTAG
- a CDS encoding 50S ribosomal protein L25, whose product MAKEIKLSASKRETSGTSASKALRRTGFVPAVVYGEKAACSIKINSRAFDSMITHNSSENLIVDLDVDGQVSKALLREVQHDVMNGSVLHADFLEISMTKKMRVTISIELKGEPAGVSQQGGILEHLLRQIEVECLPGDLVESFEVDVSELGLGKTMMIRDIKLDSKYTVLTAGDVAVATVVTPREEKVDEAAAAAAAAPEVIGKKKEDATAEGAAPTKGAAAPAKGAAPAKGEKKEEKKPAKK is encoded by the coding sequence ATGGCTAAAGAAATTAAATTATCTGCGAGCAAACGCGAAACTTCCGGAACTTCGGCCTCCAAGGCCCTGCGCCGGACAGGCTTTGTGCCTGCCGTTGTGTACGGGGAAAAAGCCGCTTGTTCGATCAAGATCAACAGTCGCGCTTTCGATTCGATGATCACGCATAACTCCAGCGAAAATCTGATTGTGGATTTGGATGTTGATGGTCAGGTGAGCAAGGCGTTGTTACGAGAGGTTCAGCACGATGTCATGAACGGCTCAGTGCTTCATGCCGACTTCCTGGAAATTTCGATGACTAAGAAAATGCGCGTCACGATCTCCATCGAGCTCAAGGGTGAGCCTGCGGGTGTGTCCCAGCAGGGCGGTATTCTGGAGCACTTGTTGCGTCAGATCGAAGTCGAGTGTTTGCCGGGCGACCTGGTGGAATCTTTCGAAGTGGATGTATCCGAGCTTGGCTTGGGCAAGACCATGATGATCCGGGACATTAAACTGGATTCAAAATATACGGTATTGACCGCTGGTGATGTAGCTGTGGCTACGGTGGTGACGCCGCGTGAGGAGAAGGTCGACGAAGCAGCAGCGGCAGCAGCGGCGGCTCCGGAAGTCATTGGCAAGAAGAAGGAAGACGCGACCGCTGAAGGTGCAGCCCCTACAAAGGGTGCGGCAGCCCCTGCAAAGGGTGCGGCTCCGGCCAAGGGCGAGAAAAAGGAAGAGAAAAAGCCTGCCAAGAAGTAA